Within Polaromonas hydrogenivorans, the genomic segment GGCGTGCAGCAACTTCAATACGTTGGCCGGATCTTTGGAGGTGGATAGGGCTTTGTGATGCCAGACGACTAGTGGGTCATTTGACAATTGATTAGGGATTTCTGCAGCATCGATGGCCGATGTCTTAGCGGATAGTGGCACCTTTACTCAATTTAGTTGTCAAGTGACCCACTAGTTGTGCTTTGTAACTCTGTGACTGTCGTAATCCACCATGGGCTTCTGTAATAAGACTACTTGAAATATCGGGAAGCTCATAGGATGACCCGGGCGCGTAAAGATCACCAAGAGAAAACAATGAGTCAACAACGTCCAACCATCGCACTGCCAGACGTAGCAAGATGCCCTATCGGACATTCACTTTTGCGTCGCTGTGGATCTTTGCTCTGGACCTCAACGTTAAATATCGCTTGGCCTTCGAGAGAACTGAATACCCCAACCCATCTGTTGGGACGCGAATCGGATCTGTTCATCCTTGCTGAAAGATCCAACACTCTGGTTCTTGCCAAAAATGACCTTCACGCCAAACCAAACTTTGGCCGTATTTGGCCGTATCACTTCATTGAGTCCGTTGACGCCGTATCCCGCCAGATCTATCTGGGGGGGCAGTTAGCTACGGCTCAAACTATCAAGACGCAGCGTCGTACCGTCACAGTCTTGGTTCCCGTTGAGCGTGTCACGGCATCTTCACATATATATAAAAATAGGAGGAAATTACTCAGAAGCTATATCCCAATTTCATCGCGACGCTTTCTACTTAGGGATCGATCACTGTCTTCAAAATGCCGATTTTTTAGTTTCCAGAATCGGTCAGAGCGGTCCATAAATAAAGCCGACGGCAATAAGCCTCAATTCTTAAAAAAGTTGACCCCGGTTTCTTGCAAGTGGCACAGCTAAAAGCTTGAAGCTGCACTTGTATCCGAACCCAATGTATAACCTTAGAGACAATCTCAATGAAAAAATCCCTCATCACTCTGGCCGTGTTGACAGCTCCATGCTTTGCTATGGCCCAATCTTCCGTGACACTGTACGGCGTTGCAGATGCCTTCGTCGGGTCCAAAAAGACCAACACCTTGACGGCTGTTGGCGCCAATTTGGTCGCTAGCAATCTGCGTCAAACCATGGTTGAATCGAACGGGCTGAGCGGTAGCCGTTGGGGTCTCCGTGCAAATGAAGATTTGGGTGGCGGCCTGAAGGCTTTCGCCACGCTGGAATCGGGCCTCAACATAGACACAGGTGCGGGACAACAGGGCGCTTTGCTATTCGGTCGTCAAGCCTTCGTCGGTCTTGGCGGCAATTTCGGCGGATTGTCCCTGGGGCGTCATTACAGTGCATTTGACGCTGTTCGGGGTGCCGTGTTATCTGCACAGAATAGCGCCTACACGTTTGATGCGACCAACGGATACGGTGGCGACTTTACAGAGACGCAGTTGAAAGACCTGCAGGCTTATAACCAGGCTGCCACGCCAGCCAATCAAGTGGCCAGAGCTCCAGCTGCAGCTGCGGCTCTGGCGAGGTCCGTGGCTCGTATGGGTGCCTGGACTGGCTACGTTCCCCGTATTGACAATAGCATTCGTTACGAAACCCCCAATATCAGTGGTTTTCAAGGCGTTTTGGTATACGGTTTTGGTGAAAACAAGACAGCGACCACTGGCGCCACTAAGAATGGATCGGCTAGCCTTACATACGTCAATGGTCCGATTGCTGTGGCGCTGGTTCACCAAGACGACGAACTGGCCAAAGGGTTTCATCTGAAGAATACTGCCGTTGGTGGAAACTATGATTTCGGCCTTGCTAAGGCATTCCTAGCTTACAACCAAGCCAAATTTACCGGACTGGCCAAACAGAACGAATGGGCAGTTGGCATACGAGCACCCCTCGGTGCCACCACTCTGGTCGCCCAATACGCTCACGCCAAGGGCGACGACCTTGGCAAGAATCAAAGCTTGGGCCTGCAAGTCGAGTACACACTGAGCAAGCGTACGACAGCTTACGCGGCGCTTAATCAGACCAGGCGGTTTGACAGCCTTGCAAAAAACGACGTGTTTGGCTTAGGCATGCGTCACACGTTCTAATCCACGTCCAAAACTACTTCCCGTGTGGCGGTTATACGCCTGACCAGTGCATGGCTGCAGCGTGACCTTGCCCCCTAAAAGTGAAGTTTTTGGGTCTTGTACAAAATGTGTTTGAACCGCTCTGGAAATCTCGGAGGCCCATCGCTTGAAGTCCCGGAGCTATTGCGTGACTTTGCGAGTCGCTGATGGTAATTCCTCTAGGCCTCTGCAGGTGAAATGTTGCCGATAGGCTCCAGCAGTGGAACATGATTGAACGAGGCCACCCATTCCAGGGTCGCCCGTTCAACCGATTCTCTTGTCTTTCATGGGGCACTGCGGTGTATGGCTTCAGCTTTGTACAAGCCGTTAATCGTTTCAGCCAATGCGTTGTCATAAGAGTAGGTAGTCCTTGATGGCTCGCATGGTCCCAGGTCGTACAGATTTCAATCAATATTCGTTTAACCATAGAAAACTTATGAAGATCCTGGTCCCCGTCAAACGTGTAGTCGATTACAACGTCAAAGTCCGCGTCAAATCCGACGGCAGCGGTGTCGACATCGCCAATGTCAAGATGAGCATGAATCCGTTCGACGAGATCGCCATCGAGGAAGCCGTTCGGCTGAAGGAAAAAGGCGTGGTGACTGAAGTCATCGCCGTTTCCTGCGGCGTTCTGCAGTGCCAGGAAACCCTGCGCACCGCCATGGCCATCGGCGCGGACCGCGCCATCCTGGTCGAAACCAGCGAAGAGCTGCAGCCGCTGGCCGTGGCCAAGCTGCTCAAAGCCCTGGTCGATAAAGAAGCCCCGCAGCTCGTCATCCTGGGCAAGCAGGCCATTGATGACGACTGCAACCAGACCGGCCAGATGCTGGCGGCCCTGCTGGGCTGGGGGCAGGCCACGTTTGCCTCCAAGGTCGAAGTGGCTGACGGCGTGGCCAAGGTCACGCGCGAAGTCGATGGCGGCCTGGAAACCCTTTCCCTCACGCTGCCGGCGATCATCACCACCGACCTGCGCCTGAACGAGCCGCGCTACGTCACGCTACCCAACATCATGAAGGCCAAGAAAAAGCCGCTGGAAAACGTCAAGCCCGACGAGCTCGGCGTCGATGTCAAGCCGCGCATCAAGACCCTGAAGGTCAGCGAGCCGCCCAAGCGCAGCGCCGGCATCAAGGTCGCCGACGTGGCCGCGCTGGTGGACAAGCTCAAGAACGAAGCCAAAGTCATCTAAATCAGAACGGAGCCAACAAACCATGACCTCTTTAGTCATTGCCGAACACGACAACGCGAGCATCCGCCCCGCTACATTGAACACCGTGACGGCGGCCAGCCAGTGCGGCGGCGAGGTGCATGTGCTGGTGGCCGGCAAGGATGCCGCCGCCGCAGCGCAAGCCGCCTCCCAGATCGCCGGCGTGAGCAAAGTCATCCATGTCGATGGCGCGCACTTTGAGCACGGCCTGGCGGAAAACATGGCCGCGCAGGTGGTTTCCATCGCCAGCGCCTACTCGCACCTCCTGTTCCCGGCCACGGCCTCGGGCAAGAACATCGCCCCACGCGTCGCCGCGCTGCTCGACGTGGCGCAGATCTCCGACATCACCAAGGTCGATGCGGTCGATACCTTCGAGCGCCCGATCTACGCGGGCAACGCCATTGCCATCGTGCAAAGCCTGGATGCCACCAAGGTCATCACCGTTCGCACGACCGGCTTTGATGCGGCAGCCAGCACGGGCGGCGCGGCAGCGATTGAAACCCTGGCGGGCGTCGCCGACAGCGGCAAGTCCAGCTTCGTGGGCTCCGAGATCGCCAGGAGCGACCGGCCCGAGCTGACGGCGGCCAAGGTCATCGTCTCCGGCGGCCGGGCGCTGGGCTCGAGCGAGAAGTTCCATGAAGTGCTCGAGCCGCTGGCCGACAAGCTGGGCGCCGCCCTGGGCGCCAGCCGCGCGGCCGTCGATGCCGGTTACGCGCCCAACGACTGGCAGGTCGGGCAGACGGGCAAGATCGTCGCGCCGCAGCTGTACGTGGCCATCGGCATTTCGGGCGCCATCCAGCATCTGGCCGGCATGAAGGACTCCAAGGTGATCGTGGCGATCAACAAGGACGCCGAGGCGCCGATCTTCAGCATGGCGGATTACGGCCTGGAGGCCGACCTGTTCACCGCCGTGCCGGAACTGATTGCTGCGCTGTAGTTCGTGCAGTCGACTTGAACGTATTTGAAAAGAAGTCCATGGCCTTTCTACGTCAATGCCTGCAGGAGCTTCGAGCCCGGCAAGGCGCCCAGAACGCACACTTTTTGAATGATCCTGACTGGACTGAAGGGCGCGGAACAGCCGCGTTTTATGCCAGGCAGCCGTCAACTTGTCAGATTGAACCCTTGACCAACAAAGCCGACCCACCATGCTCCGAACCCTGCTCAAATCCAAGATCCACCGTGTCGCAGTGACCCACTGCAAACTGCACTACGAAGGCTCGTGCGCCATTGACGAGAACCTGCTCGACGCGGCCAACATCGCCGAGAACGAGCAGATCCACATCTGGAACATCAACAACGGCGAGCGCTTCATCACCTATGCCATCAAGGGCGAGCGCGGCTCGGGCATGATTTCGGTCAACGGCTCGGCCGCGCGCCGCGCTTCCAATGGCGATCTGATCATCATTGCCGCCTTTGCCCAGGTGCACGACGACCAGGCGGCCACGCATAGCCCCCAGCTGGTGTTCGTGGACGACAACAACCGCCAGACCGAGTTGCGCCACAAGGTGCCAACGCAGCGGCTGTGATGCCGCTCAAGGACGGATGGATGCCAGGCTCGGATTTCAAGCTGGCC encodes:
- the panD gene encoding aspartate 1-decarboxylase, whose product is MLRTLLKSKIHRVAVTHCKLHYEGSCAIDENLLDAANIAENEQIHIWNINNGERFITYAIKGERGSGMISVNGSAARRASNGDLIIIAAFAQVHDDQAATHSPQLVFVDDNNRQTELRHKVPTQRL
- a CDS encoding electron transfer flavoprotein subunit alpha/FixB family protein, with protein sequence MTSLVIAEHDNASIRPATLNTVTAASQCGGEVHVLVAGKDAAAAAQAASQIAGVSKVIHVDGAHFEHGLAENMAAQVVSIASAYSHLLFPATASGKNIAPRVAALLDVAQISDITKVDAVDTFERPIYAGNAIAIVQSLDATKVITVRTTGFDAAASTGGAAAIETLAGVADSGKSSFVGSEIARSDRPELTAAKVIVSGGRALGSSEKFHEVLEPLADKLGAALGASRAAVDAGYAPNDWQVGQTGKIVAPQLYVAIGISGAIQHLAGMKDSKVIVAINKDAEAPIFSMADYGLEADLFTAVPELIAAL
- a CDS encoding electron transfer flavoprotein subunit beta/FixA family protein yields the protein MKILVPVKRVVDYNVKVRVKSDGSGVDIANVKMSMNPFDEIAIEEAVRLKEKGVVTEVIAVSCGVLQCQETLRTAMAIGADRAILVETSEELQPLAVAKLLKALVDKEAPQLVILGKQAIDDDCNQTGQMLAALLGWGQATFASKVEVADGVAKVTREVDGGLETLSLTLPAIITTDLRLNEPRYVTLPNIMKAKKKPLENVKPDELGVDVKPRIKTLKVSEPPKRSAGIKVADVAALVDKLKNEAKVI
- a CDS encoding porin, which produces MKKSLITLAVLTAPCFAMAQSSVTLYGVADAFVGSKKTNTLTAVGANLVASNLRQTMVESNGLSGSRWGLRANEDLGGGLKAFATLESGLNIDTGAGQQGALLFGRQAFVGLGGNFGGLSLGRHYSAFDAVRGAVLSAQNSAYTFDATNGYGGDFTETQLKDLQAYNQAATPANQVARAPAAAAALARSVARMGAWTGYVPRIDNSIRYETPNISGFQGVLVYGFGENKTATTGATKNGSASLTYVNGPIAVALVHQDDELAKGFHLKNTAVGGNYDFGLAKAFLAYNQAKFTGLAKQNEWAVGIRAPLGATTLVAQYAHAKGDDLGKNQSLGLQVEYTLSKRTTAYAALNQTRRFDSLAKNDVFGLGMRHTF